The stretch of DNA GGACTCTCCTCCTTTAGATCCAACCTGGCACACTCGCGCCGAAAGATCAGGACGTACGGACGAAGGCTGTGGATGGCCCAACCCTGGTTCTTGTTGGAACTGACGATCACCTGGTAGTGCAGATAGTACTTGTTGATGATCGCCTCCTCGGACTCGATCTCGTAGATGTTCGGACACATGCAGCTGGTGTCCACCTGCATGGTGATCTTGTAGCGCTGAATCAGCTGACTTAAAGTCTGTGCCGCGATCCTCTGCAGGCCCAGCTCCTTTTGGTAGGACTCGAAGTAACTGCGGTACTTGTCCTCGATCCCCAGCAGAATCTTGACCACCGTCTTGTCAACGGAATCGGAACTGTCCAGATTCAGGATCGCGAACTTGGCCATGCTCTCGGTCACCGTCGAGCGCGACATCATGCTCTGGCTCACCATTAGGTGATACAGCCGGTCACGCATTTCCATTTTCTGATCTGTGTTTTTCTGTGTGTTGCCTTGGAATTGTTTGGAAAACTAAGCAAACGTTTAGTTGAAGATTTATGCGGTGTCAGCTTAGATTAGTTATTTGAAACCTCGGAAATAATACTAGTCTAGTAATCACTGAACCCTTCTCGAAACAAggatatttctttttaattttttaaaatatactatCATAAAGatgatataaaatttgtattcaatGCAACGGTGTAATGAACATCAAGTGATATTTCTATTTAatctatatttaattttctagctATACATGTTAATTTAATACTAGCTTTTCGACTTTTAATATCCTTTGCTAATTTTATGCtcagggaaaatatttaaccatCTCAATCTGACTTTTTAACAAAGACGATTTTCGAATAATTCAACTTAAACCACTTGTCAtcccaatttatataataatacaaattgttaagaaaaaataatcttAAGAGTTGcttgaaatatttgaaaataattaatatccgGTAAAACAACAGAGGACTAATTGGGTTCCAAGACGGAACCAGGTTCCGCCGAAGGGTCTTCCGCAGAGGCGCGCATGAAGCGATCGATTTCCGAAGCGATAAGACGGGGGTCCAAGTGCTGGTGGCTGGGGATCCCTGGATCGCTGTCTCCCTCTTCCGGGATCGATTCCTGATTATGGACTCGAGGGATGGACTTCTTCTGGTCCGGTTCATGGCAAGGAAGTTCGGTGGCGGCCATCTTGTCGAAGCGCCTGGCACAGCGCTTCCGCTTGGCCTCTTCAATGTAGGGCTCGGACTGATCCCTGATCAGCTGGATGTCCTCAATCGATGGACACTTTGGCGGCACCCGCAGGCACTTGCAGAAGCTTATGTTGTGCATAAAGTACTCGTCGAAGTCCTCATTGTGGGTCAGTAGCTTCTGATAGTACTCCACGCTGTTCAGATCGAAGGGATCCAACAGGTTGGCTGCGCTGTCAAGCTGGAGGTGGCCACTGTAGAAGTATGAGAACAGTTCCTCTATTAGGTCAATGAAGAACTTGATCGGCTTGTGGAAGGCGTCACCCTGTATAAAGGGGCTCTCCTCGTTGAGATCCAACTTGGCACACTCGCGCCGAAAGAACAGGACATACGGACGAAGCCTGTGGATGTCCGAACACTGGTTCTGGTTGGATCTGAGGATCACCTGGTAGTCCAGCTGGTACTTGGTGACCATCGTCTCCTCCGTCTCGGCCTCGTAGAACTTGGGGCACCTGCAGCTGGTGTCCACTTGGGTGGTGGCCTGGTAGCGATAGATCAGCTGGTTGAGACTGTGGGCCGCAATCCTCTGCAGTTCCATTTCCTTGCTATACGATTCGAAGTAGCTGCGAAACTTGTTCTCGACCACCAGCAAGGTCTTGACCACTGTGTCTTCCACGGTATCCGAACTGTCCACATTCAGGATCGCCAGCTGAGCCATGCTCTCGGTGACCGTGGCACGCGACAGAAAGCTCTGGTTCATCATTATGTGAATCCTGCGGCTCCGCTCCATTTTGGGCTCCGTTTGTTAGTGTGCTGCCTGGAAAACCTTGTGAACTACAAGGTAAACGTGCGAGTGAAGTTCTATGCGGTCTAGCCTAGATTATTCAGTTTTTCAGACAGAGGATTACGATAAATTATGATTTCATTTTATCTTACCAAGAGGAGGTTGAACATAAATTGCTGTCTGCTGAatattttgcaagaaatctgAAGTCGCTGACGTctttaattcaattgatttgtcACCCATCCTGTGGAGTTGAAACTCTTGCAGTGCGGCGTGTGAAGTGAGTTATAACGTGGCTAAATTCAATTTCTGTAGACGGGTGTTTCAGACAAAAGACGTCCGCCACGTGGCAGCATACGTTGCGTATGGGTTCTCCTGGCTGTCAACTGGATGCTCCCTGCTCGCAGCTTCTGCCGCTGAATATCCTTCGCTGGTGAATCCCCCTTTTATGCTTCTGCTAGCGACATTATTAGTAAGCAAACGAGGCAACCAAAAGCAGCCATACGCTCATGCATCGTGCTAAAAATGTCGCTCTCATCGCCTGCGATGCGCCCCGAGCTGGTAATTTATATAGGAAAAGTTTCCAAGACACACACATGTTCCCCCGCTTTTTTTGGGGCGGCAAGTTCACTGTGGGCGTGGTCGTAATGAGTTCACAGCTAAGCAAAAGCGAaggcaaaatttaaatttcccgACTTTTGAGTACCTGGCTgtcagtttaaaaaaaatcattgccTATATTTAGGCGTAAAATtgccaaaaacaaatttcttaGTTAATATGTGGGAAATTTGGAAAATTTGTGAAACAAAGGTTTCCTTATGACCAAAATCTATCGAGTGTATAATCAAATTAACTaagattttaaagttaaaatgaAAAGCTGTGCAAAAATATAgttcaatttttattgcacACTTTTAAGGtcctttgaaaataattttcaattctTTATGATTTTGATGTGTCTCTgtatatttgaaaatgttaCCACTAGTTTCGAACACACAAAAATACTGGGTATCAAGAGCGAAGTGAAAGAAGCGCTGAAATGACTTTTGTTTATGAACAAGAAGGGGGAAGGATACAATCGGCAGAAGCAAAGAAGTAAACTTCGAGTGCTCAGTGCGATGATGTCCCGATGTCGATAAGTCGCAGGCACTTTTCATCTGCAGAAGCAAAAGTTTAATGAGAAgacaccacaacaacaacgacgaaCTCAATGAAGCCGCATTGTAAAGCTATTTTCGTTTTGCACGGCACATTCTGTGAGCTAAAGTCAGACGTCTTCTATTCTATGCAAATAGTCGacaaaaaccaacaaataaCAGAGCCAGACAGACGACAGCCACgaataaggaaaatattttgcgATTTTCGACACAAAAGTTTCAGCACAAGAAAGCAAATTGCAGCCAGTATGTGCAAGATGATAATATTgatgaaagaaaagaaaactaggAGAATAGATTCTGGTTttctttttacatttatttaagctAGAAAAGATATTaaagatttatatattaaattcgcTTTGAGGTTTTCCAGTTTTCAGACTTTTCATTCCAATTTGTATAAATATCTTAGTATTTaaagttcataaaaataaaaatgccaatataaattaataacgaATTTGAATTCGTTATCCGAAAGACCCATTCCCCTGATGTTTCGCACAGCATTAACCGTAAAACGGGGCgcattaagaaaataaattatcagCGCTGCCCCAGAGGACTAATTGGGGATTAAGCGGGTACAAATTGAAGTCTCCGCCGGAGGACATTCCACGGGGCTCCGCATGGTCAATGAACTAACGCCAGGAAGCAATTAATTTCCGAGGCGAGAAGGCGATGGAAGGGTCCATCGACCACTGCATCCGGCGGATCagatgagtgtgtgtgtgtgccggcaCAGCCGTAATATTTGATTAAGCCAGCAAAGTAGACCAGGCAAACATTTGGCCAAGAAAGAAGAGCAATTACTGGTCACGAGAGCCCATGAAATCGCCAGGATAAATGCACACACACGAGAATGTATGTAGCCAGGTTCGGCCGTAAAAAGCGCAAAAGAGCGGCCACTAAATAAACAAGGAACTTTTACACTGACAGCTCGGCTAATGCCACCCCCCTCCTTCCTGCGGATTTGGCGGCTTTGCCGGGCTCTCCAACTGACCAGAAACTCAACGTGGCCCAAATCCGTGGCCACTTGACAGCCGACGCCACGTAGCGAACGCTTCCGGCGTTCCGTTTTCCAGCGATGAGGCAAACCTTATGTAGAACCAGTGGCGGAATTAGTCGGCCTTTAGGGGGTTTATGAGCCTATATGTATTTCTGATCACCATACACACCCCAAACATTATAACGCAAAAAtcataacatttattttatgagtTAAACAAACGTTTTGATTTGATaataaaatgtgtaaataaatgtacatgtttctaataaaaacttttaataaaatttaaatttgtgtttACTGAAATgtcatttcaaaaatattttgaacgaATTTGTAGATTtccattttcgaaattttccaaACTTAAATAATTCTCTATTGTTTACGtgattaaaatttcaagaaTATTTCGTATATTTAGACATTATATTCTATgagtaaaatgatttttatcttAAGATTTCGGGTTGCAAAATTTTGAAAACCTATACTAAATACCTCcgtctttgtttttttgtaaatcgATTAATATGTTTTGAAAGTGTCAATGCCAATTAAATCGGTACCCACAATCTTTTTCGTAGCAGAAGCTATTTATTGATACCAACAGCTTAAGCGGCGTA from Drosophila takahashii strain IR98-3 E-12201 chromosome 2R, DtakHiC1v2, whole genome shotgun sequence encodes:
- the LOC108064727 gene encoding uncharacterized protein — its product is MERSRRIHIMMNQSFLSRATVTESMAQLAILNVDSSDTVEDTVVKTLLVVENKFRSYFESYSKEMELQRIAAHSLNQLIYRYQATTQVDTSCRCPKFYEAETEETMVTKYQLDYQVILRSNQNQCSDIHRLRPYVLFFRRECAKLDLNEESPFIQGDAFHKPIKFFIDLIEELFSYFYSGHLQLDSAANLLDPFDLNSVEYYQKLLTHNEDFDEYFMHNISFCKCLRVPPKCPSIEDIQLIRDQSEPYIEEAKRKRCARRFDKMAATELPCHEPDQKKSIPRVHNQESIPEEGDSDPGIPSHQHLDPRLIASEIDRFMRASAEDPSAEPGSVLEPN